CTTGGGCGAGTGCTGCGGGGACCCTGAACCGCACATGGCTGGGGCTCCTCACCCTGCAGCCCCTCACTGCCTCACCGTGCACATCCGCGTCTCACACCAGCGGCCATGTGGGCCTCAAAAGGGCAAACCTGACGGTGCCTCTTGCGGCTGATAACTCTCCAGACCATTGACCTGGCGCAACAGGATCACCTGGGAGGTGCTGGGCCAGCCCAGCCACTGAACGGGCAGCTCTGCCTGGGTGCGGCCCAGCAAGAGCTAGTTCTTAAAATCACCTAGGAGCTCGGACGTGTGGCTGGCTCTGCGAGGCCCAGAACTACAGGATCAAGCCCCTGAGGGGCCTTCCCTGGTTGGTGCCCTCCTCCCCCTCCAGCCCATCTCCACCCTGGACCCCTGCTGCCCATCCCAACTTCTTGATTCCCCAGAGCACTGACTGGTTGTTTGTGCCTTGTTCCTCACTGTCCCACATCCCAAGGCACCGACTCCTCCAAGCCTGCCTCCCACTCCACTCCCACTTCACTCCCCGCCCATGCCCTTACCGGGCATGAGTTCCTCCACCCCCCAGCGCAGGCCCCGGCCTCCTCCTGGCCTCTCTGCTTCTCCCCTTCCCAGTCACCTCTTCCTTGCCACCTCCTCCATGCACATGGCGCCCTCCGTGGCTGGTGACTCCCTGACACCAGGATCCCAGTCTCGCTCATCGTGCATCCCTCAGCCCAGCGCAGGGACTGGAGAGCTCGGATCAACTTACAGCTCCCACCTGCTTGGGCCGGTGCTGGATCTGGGGCTACACTCGAGGGGCCGTCTGTCGCATCTGCTGAGCACAGATGTCTGGAGAAGCCCCCATCTGGTCCAGATTCCAGAGGACAGAGGAGTCACTTCCAGAGCTGTTCCCATGACACTCAGGACAGGCTGAGCCTCACCTGCCCCACTGCATAACTTGTGTTTTCCTGAAACCTCCTGATCCCCACCTGGGCCCGACTTACTGGGGAtgtctcctgcctgcccatcTCCGTGGCGATAGGGCGGCCTTGCCGAAACAAGGCCACATCCTGGCCTTCCCGGGGGTTGACTGCTGGGCCCCTTCCTGTCAGCGGTTGCTCTTTACCCTGGTTAACATGTAGAAGCTCGTGGTTCGAGCTCTTCATctggcctctttttttgtttgtttttgagacagagtctggctgtcgcccaggatggagtgcagtggtgcgatctcagctcactgcaacctccacctcccaggctcaaacgattctcctgcctcagcctcccaagtagctgagattacaggcgcgcgccaccatgcctggctaatttttgtacttttagtagagacagggttttgcatgttggccaggctggtctcgaactcctgatctcaagtgatccacctgccttggcctcccaaagtgaggccactttgggattacaggcgtgagccactcccaGCTGCCTCAAGGGCAACTCCCCCGCATGGCAATAATCACGACCCCTACAGCAACATTCCTGAATAAAGTcagaataattttctctttaactGGTCCTCTGACTCAGAGGTCTGTGTTGAACCCTTTCTTGGAAAATGCCACCTCCCTCCTGAGAAGAGTCTCCAAGGGTGCTTGTCCTCAGAGTTACCCAGGTGAGCTACTCCAGCAGGGGCAGCCCTGGTGGTTTGGTGACACTCCAGTGGCCTGAACGGGTGGGGGAGTGCAGCAGTTTCCACCCGATGGATGTCCTGATCCTTCCTCCCACAGCGGTGAAAGATTAAAGTGAATGGTCGGGCGTGGTGgagcacccctgtagtcccagctactggagaggctgaggtgagaggatcacttaagcccaggagttggaggctacggtgagctgtgattgagccactgcactccaccctgggtgagaaagcaagacactgtctctaaaagtaaataaatggggccaggcacggtggctcatgcctgtaattccagcactttgggaggccgaggtgggcagatcacttgaggttaggagttcaagaccagcctggccaacatggtaaagccccatctttactaaaaatacaaaaattagctagacaaggtggtgcatgcctgtaatcccagctactcaggaggctgaagcaggagaatcacttgaaccaggaggcaggggttgcagtgagccaagatcgtgccactgcactccagcctgggtgatagagcgagactccatctcaaaaaataaataaaaataaataaataaataaaaattttaaaacaaagtgatGACCAGAcgggcccacatggtgaaacccccaaaaaattagcctggtgcagtggtacacgcctgtagtcccagctactcgggaggctgaggctggagaatcgcttgaacctgggaagtggaagttgcagtgaactgagatcacaccactgcactccagcctgggcaacagagtgagactccatctcaaaaaaaaaaaaaaaaaaaaaaaatatatatatatatatatatataaaatgcagtGAATGCCCTTCCTGTGGAGCACTGCCTCTGGGGTAGGgagcctccttctctctcccactcCTCTGGCTGGGGTGGTAGGATGGTGGCCTGTGCTGTGCGACCTTATCCCAAGAGGGAACTGCCCAGCTCAGGAGTGAGCAGAATGGACCTGTCCCTGCTCCCCAAGGGGTCACCAGTGGGGCCAGTCTGAGCCTCCACTGCAGGACACCTGGGCAGAGGCAGTGTGTTCTGAGAAAGCCGGCTCTTGTGAGACCTGCTGCTGCCATCGTGCACCAAGGTTTTTCTATGTTGAGCCACAGCCCCATGGGGAGAGTCTCGGCCCATGTGCTGGTGGAGGCTGTGTTGGGAGAGGTTAGGGAACTTGCTGGAGGCTGACACTCTGGAAGATCTCTGCTGAGAGAGAGGCCTTTGAGTGTGGGCCTACTTTGACTGGGACAGCATGTGAACACAGGCCCCTACCTCCATGCTCCTTACCTCCATGCTCTCCAGGActcgctcagcctcccaagcacagACCCTCTGAGTACCTCCGCTATAGAGACGGGGAGAGGTGTGACTGTGCCTGAGGCCAGAGTCCCTGACTCTGCCCAGAGTCCCAGGAGCCTTTGTGCCGTCTAAGCCCTGTGGGTGCTCTGGGTTTGGTAAGTGCCGGGGCTCAAAAAACAACACCCCAACGTGGAAGCCTCAGAAACAAAAGTTTCTCTGTCCTGCTCCCACCCTCCTgtctccagctcctcctcctctgaGAGGCTTCCCCAAACCCTGCCATAAAACCCAGAAATATGACTCCAGTTCTCCACTCCCTCCCCTTTCTGTGTAGAAGCCAGCCTAAAGAAACCCTCTGGCCTGCTTTatttgactgtaggtcataagaGCTCCATTCCAGAAAGGGTCCTACCCCACACCTAGAAGGAAGGAGAGCTGCTCAGAGAGGCCCCAGGGAATCTGACTCAACAGGCCCTACCAGGTTCTCCTCTTGGTCTGTGAGCATCCGGCCTTACTTTTGTATCCAATCATATTTCCATACTTTGCTGAACTGTGTTTATGGACAGTTTCCACCAGATCTTTGGATCTTCATCTTGAAGGCTGCCGTGCCACATAAGCTATGATCAAATACATCTGTTATGCTCTTCTCCTATTCATCTGCCTTCTGCCCGTTGATTTTCAGCAGACTCCCAGAGGATGAAGGGGAGTTTTCTGTTTGGCCCCACAGGGGAGGAGCGAGCGAGATTGACGTGGAAGCTGGGCCTCTGAAGGACACAGAGTGCTCTAAGAAAGGGACGATGGGGCAGATCCATGTTCACAAACACGCCCATGTGAGTTCACTCTCAGATGTCTCCTCGTGTCAGCACGCTGGGTGCCAGCACGCTCTGATATTGACACAAAGGGCCACGGAGTCaccactcactccacacacactcaccccgTGCCCACTTACCCAGGGAGGGCCAGGAATGAGGATGCCACTGTGGCTCAGTGATGGCGCCGAGACACAGGTGAACACTGTAAAATGTGGATGCCTGGAGGCAGCCCACACCCTGGGCCTTGGCTGGGGGAAAGGTTCCAGAAACGTCATCACAACGATGCATTTCATCAGAACTGAGCACATGAATGGGGAGGGGCAGGACTTCCTGAATGTCCCAACCCCACTGTCCCACCCTCTGTGTCAATATGAGGCTGCCTTATAAAGCACCAAGAGGCTGCCAGTGGGACATTTTCTCGGCCCTGCCAGCCCCCAGGAGGAAGGTGGGTCTGAATCCAGCACCATGACAGAACTAGAGACAGCCATGGGCATGATCATAGACGTCTTTTCCCGATATTCGGGCAGTGAGGGCAGCACGCAGACCCTGACCAAGGGGGAGCTCAAGGTGCTGATGGAGAAGGAGCTACCAGGCTTCCTGCAGGTGAGCCAGGCCGGCAGTGCTGGACTCAGCGGGGGctggggaagaaggggaaggcGTGGCAGGCAGAGGGCTGAGAGCTGCGGTGGGGTCGGCGGTCAAGGGGCTCAGATGCAAGAGGGACAGATCCTGAAATGCCCTGGAAGCCCAGCCAAGGAAAGGACCCACCCTGGCATCAAGGCAGGGGACGCCGGAGCATCTGAGCAGGGAGAGGGTGTGGTCAGCTTGATCCTTGAAACATGGAGTTGACCCCAGTGTATTTGTGACAGGCCTGGTGGGAGAGTGGGACTCAAACCTGTGCAGTGGGGGCAGGGGCGGAATGCAATCCAGGGCTGCCATTTGCAAGTTTGCCAAGCTTGCCAAGCCCTTGAGCCCTCGGGGCTGTCCTCCAAGGCTGCCGGCCATAAAcgccccagctctgcctcccacttGCCTGCCTTCCCTGCTCCCATTCCCAGGCCCCTTGTTGCCTGGTATTAGTGGGTCTGGCAGGAAGGACAGGAGGAGGCTCCATCCTGGCACCTGTCTGCGCAGAGCTGCGGACCTCCCTTGGGCTCCCTGCCAGGGAGGAGCCACCGGCCTGAGCCTCACAGAAGGCCCCTCAGGGCGGCCAGGACCAGCTTCCTTCCGCCCGGGGCAGCCTCCGGCTGGGCTGAACAGAAGCCGTCCCCTCTCCGTTTCCCCTTCCCTTTGACCCCTGtcctctccttctttctcactgccccactttcttccttccttcccctccccttcggGCCCCACCAGACTCTGCCTACCTGCTAAGGGGCTAACCCACATAGATGCTGATAATCAAAAATGAAAGCCTGACATTTTCAGCCCTAGAATCACTTCAAAGACATGAAACACTTCAGAAtattgcttctattttcttttcttttctttttttttttttttgagacaagatgtcactctgtcacccaggctggagtgcagtggcaggatcacggctcactgcagcctcgacctccctgggctcaggtgatcctcccacctcagcctcccgagtagctgggactacaggtgcatgtcaccatacccggttaatttttgtattttttttagagacaaggtctcaccatgttgcccaagctggtctcaaactcctgtgctcaggcaATGCATCAGCCTCGacatctcaaagtgctgtgattacaggcgtgagccccgaCACCTGGCCTAGTTCTATTTTCTAAATGTGAATTCTGTaaagatatcttttaaaaataaagttctgtttttggtagaaaatgtaaaaatagataaatatggaGGGAAGAAATCCCCCCTGGAATACAGACGCTTCCTCTCCCTTCCAGCCTTTTCCCCATATGAACATTGCTGTGAGTGAGATTTATATGCaatgtaatttctttttgagCTTAACATTACAACATAAATTCTCAAACTCTGATGTTCATGAAacaccccagccccaccctgggaACTTGGGCTTGGGGCTCGGGGTGTTCTGATAATGATCAAAGTATGAGAATTGAACCCATGAGGACTTTGATCCAAGAaactggggtgtggggaggggcaggcGCAGGTGTCCTGggaacacactttgagaagcaaTGGCAAAGCTGGGGGTCCAGCTAGTGTGTTACATTAGAATCACCTCGGGGAGGTCCCGGGTGCCCTTCTCAGCCCTCCCTCCGGAGGCTGCTGAAGCCCAGCAAAGCCGGAGTCAGAGAACAATGTCCgcctgagggcagggctgggctggcctTGTGGCCCTATCTGCTCCGTGCCCAACCCAGCACCCCGCACAGTCGGAGCTTTGTAAATACGAGGTGACTGTCTGCCTACAAACTTTGTAAACATCACTTGAAATGGCCGCAGGGTATTGTGACGTGGCCATATCACTATTTGTTTGCTATTGAATTTGTACTTCCCTGCCTTACTTTTGCTACCGCAAACCATGCTGTCACTAAGGTCTTCATGCACACAGTTGTGTCTTGGTCAGATGATCTGTTTCTACCAattttaattgtgtttttttccaCCTGGACACACAGTTCTCTGGCCCAGGGCTGGGTCATCAGCACACCCTGCTGCTGCTGTTCAGATCTGCATCCTGGTCCCGCTTGGTCCCATAGTGAGAACGCTTTGCTATCACATGGGCAGGCTCTGAGAGCCCTGCCGGCCTGGCCTTCTCAAAGAAGACCTGAGAGCTTGGGACCCAAGCAGAGAGGAAGAACAGGGCTCAGGGTGCTTGCTCCATGCTCGCTCCACACCTGGGGCTCAACCCTGGCTTTCCCCAGCTCCCTGTGTGACTTCAGGGCAGGTCCCTTGGGCCCTCTGGGCCTTATCATCTTCATCTGTAACAGGGCGATGCCTCTGCCGTGTCTGGTGGTGTTGAGGAGTTCCTGTTTGTGTAAGCAGCTAGTTCAGTGCCAGCACGAGATGGGAGGCCCATGAAGTTAGCAGTGCACAAAAAATAGAGCAAAGACTGGATGCATTTCCTGAGAACAACCATCACTGTAAAGCACTTTACAAATCCAAAGACAACCCCCGGCAAAAACTCAAAATGAAACTCCCTCTCGCAGAGCACAATTCCAATTCGCTCTAAAAACATTACAAGTTAGTTCATGTCATGCCAGATAGCTGAAGGCAGCTCACAAGTTCTTAAGGCCAGGAATGCCATGTGTCTGCTATGCACAGCTGGCCCTGGCCCTGAGCCTGAATGACAGCAAAGGTGACGCTGGTGTGGGTGCCCTGCTCCTGCCCAGCAGTGGTGCTTGGTGGAGGCTGAGGCCCTGCACAGGCATCCTCACTGCTGACCTTTGGCCTCTCTCTCCTCTAGAGTGGAAAGGACAAGGATGCCGTGGATAAATTGCTCAAGGACCTGGACGCCAATGGAGATGCCCAGGTGGACTTCAGTGAGTTCATCGTGTTCGTGGCTGCAATCACGTCTGCCTGTCACAAGCACTTTGAGAAGGCAGGACTCAAATGATGCCCTGGAGATGTCATAGATTCCTGGCAGAGCCATGGTCCCAGGCTTCCCAAAAGTGTTTGTTGGCAATTATTCCCCTAGGCTGAGCCTGCTCATGTACCTCTGATTAATAAATGCTTATGAAATGATCCTGGTCTCAGAGAAACTGGTTATTTCCTTAAAACCTCAGTGTCCTCTCCCCACAAAACAGAATTCACTAATTAAACTTGTCATTTCATTACTCATTGCCTGCCTGCAGTGGTGAGACAGATGAAGAAGACAAGGCAGTCGATAAAAATCCATTGGTTGGCCATCTTCTGAGTGCCCACTGAGACACAGTCCCACCTTTGGCCGTGTGAATGCCACCATGTCCTGGACCCAAGGGAGGCTCGGGTACACACAtccatgtatttattcatctaCTTCGTAATTCATTTAGTCGGTCATGTAGCCACTCATTGAACCTGGGCCCCTCCATCTCTCCAAACAGCATGTTTTTTTCAAGTAAcatacttttaatatttatttatttatttttgagacggagtctcgctcttgtcacccaggctggaatgcaatggcgccatctcagctcactgcaacctccgcctcttgggttcaagtgattctcctgcctcagcctcccgagtacctgggattgcaggcgcccgcaaaaccacacccggctactttttgtatttttagtagagacggggtgtcaccatgttggccaggctggtctcgaactcctgatttcaggtgatctgcccacctcaacctcccaaagtgctgggattacaggtgtgagccactgcgcctcacAAAGtaacatatctttttttcttttttttttttttgagatggagtctcactgtattgcccaggctggagtgcaatggtgcgatcttggcttactgccagctccgcctcccaggttcactccattctcctgcctcaacctcctgagtagctgggactacaggtgcccaccaccacgcccggctaattttttgtatttttagtagagacagggtttcaccgtgttagccaggatggtctcgatctcctgagctcgtgatccacccacctcggcctcccaaagtgctgggattacaggcttcagccaccacgcccagacagtAACATAGTTTTAATGATGCAATGCTATTTTTGCCACAAAGACTATGAAACACCATAACAGAGAAACAATGAATTCCAAGAGAGCATTAGAATCATCAGTGAACAACTGCTCACATCACCTGTATTTAGTTTTACGACACTAATGTTGGGAGCACCCAAAAGGACTCAAGCGAGGTCTTGGATGATAGGTAGGTAACTGGATCTGGTTTTAGGACTCCTATCATTTTTTGGATACCCGGTATTTAAAGCCTCTTGCTATGTTTGAAGACATTTTCACTAGAGAAGATCTATCACCAAAAGATCCTGAACTTGGAGGTGGACACAACAATACGAGGCTTTGGTGGATCCCTCTTTGGAGAAGGGACTgcagattgcaaatatttttgctaGAGAGAGAGTCATGTTAGGTTAGATGGGAGCAGATACACacatttaaataaagtaaaaactaaTAATGAGGGAGAAGTAAAGTTAATAATGGGGGAAACAAAAGGGGTGGACTGCCAGAATGgaaatctttgtttctttttttctttgagagacggtcttgccctgtcacccagtctggaatgcagtggtgctatcgtggctcactgcaatctttttttttttttttttttttttgagacggagtcttgctctgtcgcccaggctggagtgcagtggtgcgatctcagctcattgcaagctccacctcccgggttcacgccattctcctgcctcagcctcccgagtagctgggactacaggtgcctgccaccaagcctggctaattttttgtaatttttagtagagaaagggtttcaccatgttagccaggatggtctcgaggctcactgcaatcttaaactcctgggctgaagcaatcttcctgcctcagcctccaaagtagctgggaccacaagaaCGCACCACcgcggctggctaattttttgtagagacggggttttgctatattgcccaggttggtcttgaactcctgggctcaaatgatcctcccaactcagcttcccaTAGTGTAGatgttacaggcgtgagccacatgctcagcctgtttttcttttttcttgctgtttaacAAATTAGTTACCGTCCTGTAAATGACAAACCACCCAGCTTATCAGTTCTGGGGGGAGGCAGAGCCCTCACTCCCCAGCCTCTGTCATAGCTGGGATGCAGGCACCTGACCTGGACTCTCCCAGACTTTATTCTCACCCCAGACTTGGAATCAGACAATTGACACAAACAGGCAGAGACCTGAAAAACCTCTTATGGGTTTTGCAGCAGCGCCATATGAGAGGTTTCTGGCTATGTAGCTATGAACCTCGTCCTCCAGGACTCTTAAAGGAGACAAGTCTTTTGTAAATCAATCACCTAGGCTGAATTTCTATGCTTTGTGACTAAGAACCCAGACTACTGGAGCAGGAAAACAACAGCGTGCCACTTCCTCCAGGTGTCCTTCCTGGGTTATCTCTGACAGGTCTTGGTAATTCCTGACCTTATCTCTATAA
This DNA window, taken from Pan troglodytes isolate AG18354 chromosome 3, NHGRI_mPanTro3-v2.0_pri, whole genome shotgun sequence, encodes the following:
- the S100P gene encoding protein S100-P, whose translation is MTELETAMGMIIDVFSRYSGSEGSTQTLTKGELKVLMEKELPGFLQSGKDKDAVDKLLKDLDANGDAQVDFSEFIVFVAAITSACHKHFEKAGLK